One genomic window of Quercus robur chromosome 6, dhQueRobu3.1, whole genome shotgun sequence includes the following:
- the LOC126689429 gene encoding protein OBERON 2-like, with the protein MEIVFYDENNGSTTGTNENGSLLMPVSPDDSGEGLPYAPVNWPNRGDTWTWRVGKRIASTGHYLDRYLYLPKRLCRRIESSSNSSRRKHGFASKLSLERYIRAAFPGADVEAFFNSFSWKIPAKKSALTNGHVERRNLLTIPLEEMAEYGVSDSPTDTGGCKAGNKMCSSILEQSEKPPLAAMPCDICCSEPRFCHDCCCILCSKLINSEHGGYSHIKCEAVVDEGYICGHIAHIDCALRCYMAGTVGGSIGLDAEYYCRRCDARTDLVSHAARFLQTCESIDSRDDIEKILSVGVCILGGSQKTSAKRLLIRFESAIAKLQSGTSLEDIWKVEDSFSAISTGAFDHGNATLEVMNDEDPLNVRTSSGHTLSIAFDHQSESLRLEDEIEQVLQALRKSQDSEFKMAEERLHVQKNFLLNLYQQLEKERSELARCASSADPNALLDAVLNRVDQIKRELRKLKDMERVANGFGKTSKGILKEHFGLETQN; encoded by the exons ATGGAGATTGTTTTTTATGATGAAAATAACGGAAGCACAACAGGGACAAATGAAAATGGTTCTCTTCTAATGCCGGTTTCACCTGATGATTCTGGTGAGGGTTTGCCATATGCTCCTGTAAATTGGCCCAATCGAGGTGACACTTGGACTTGGAGGGTGGGGAAGAGAATTGCTAGTACTGGACACTATTTGGACAGGTACCTTTATCTTCCAAAGCGCCTTTGCCGTCGTATTGAGAGCTCATCAAACTCATCACGTAGGAAACATGGTTTTGCAAGCAAACTTTCTCTTGAACGGTATATCCGAGCAGCATTCCCTGGTGCTGACGTTGAAGCATTTTTCAACTCATTCAGCTGGAAGATCCCGGCAAAGAAATCGGCATTGACAAATG GTCATGTGGAACGGCGAAATTTATTGACTATACCTCTTGAAGAGATGGCAGAATATGGTGTGTCTGATTCCCCAACTGATACTGGGGGTTGTAAGGCTGGCAATAAAATGTGCAGCAGCATCTTGGAGCAATCAGAAAAACCACCATTAGCTGCCATGCCCTGTGATATTTGCTGCAGCGAACCTCGGTTCTGCCATGATTGTTGTTGTATCTTATGTAGCAAGCTTATAAATTCAGAGCATGGAGGCTACAGTCACATCAAATGTGAAGCGGTGGTGGATGAGGGTTATATATGTGGGCATATTGCTCACATTGACTGTGCTCTTCGATGTTACATGGCTGGGACAGTAGGAGGAAGCATTGGATTAGATGCCGAGTACTATTGCCGTCGTTGTGATGCTAGAACAGATCTGGTTTCACATGCTGCGAGGTTTTTACAAACTTGTGAATCTATTGATTCTCGTGATGACATAGAGAAGATTTTAAGTGTTGGTGTCTGCATCTTGGGTGGTTCACAGAAAACCAGTGCAAAGAGGTTGCTGATTCGTTTTGAATCAGCCATTGCAAAG CTTCAAAGTGGGACTTCTCTTGAAGATATCTGGAAAGTGGAAGACAGCTTCTCAGCAATTTCCACAG GTGCCTTTGATCATGGAAATGCTACCCTGGAAGTTATGAATGACGAAGACCCTTTAAATGTCAGAACAAGCTCAGGGCACACTTTGTCCATTGCTTTTGACCATCAATCAGAATCTCTAAGGCTTGAGGATGAGATTGAACAAGTTCTACAGGCACTGCGAAAATCACAGGACTCTGAATTTAAAATGGCAGAGGAAAGGCTTCATGTGCAGAAGAATTTTCTTCTTAATCTGTATCAGCAACTTGAGAAAGAGAGGTCTGAACTAGCACGTTGCGCATCATCAGCTGACCCAAATGCCTTGCTCGATGCTGTCTTGAATAGAGTAGATCAGATAAAACGGGAACTGAGGAAACTCAAGGATATGGAAAGGGTGGCCAATGGCTTTGGGAAGACTTCTAAAGGAATCCTTAAGGAACACTTCGGTTTGGAAACTCAGAACTAA
- the LOC126689431 gene encoding uncharacterized protein LOC126689431: MKVHPMPKKRNITIQYNINSRNPLSEAQALLGLSSKKLRRLPHVFSRVLELPFRSDADVSIEEKPDCFRFIAETDENIGEVRAHMVEIHPGVTKIVVREGGSLELSLDSLELDMWRFRLPESTRPELASAVFADGELIVTVPKGDEEGVEGGGGNGSDGGDEEIWRDGNGGGFRGGMGGRLVLVQ, from the coding sequence ATGAAGGTCCACCCTATGCCAAAGAAGCGAAATATCACAATCCAATACAACATCAATTCAAGAAACCCACTCTCCGAAGCTCAAGCTCTTCTGGGTCTGTCTTCAAAGAAGCTAAGGCGCTTACCCCATGTGTTTAGCCGAGTTCTCGAGCTTCCATTTCGGTCCGATGCTGATGTGTCGATTGAGGAAAAACCGGATTGTTTCCGATTCATAGCCGAGACGGATGAGAATATCGGTGAAGTGAGGGCCCACATGGTTGAAATCCATCCTGGGGTGACAAAGATTGTGGTGAGGGAAGGTGGGTCGCTTGAGTTGTCTCTGGATAGTTTGGAGCTTGATATGTGGAGGTTTCGGCTACCCGAGTCGACTCGCCCCGAGTTGGCTAGTGCGGTTTTTGCTGATGGAGAGCTTATTGTGACTGTGCCAAAGGGTGATGAGGAAGGTGTGGAAGGTGGTGGGGGAAATGGAAGTGATGGTGGAGATGAAGAGATTTGGAGAGATGGGAATGGTGGCGGCTTTAGAGGAGGTATGGGAGGTAGGCTTGTGCTTGTAcagtaa
- the LOC126689432 gene encoding uncharacterized protein LOC126689432, producing MGEALFELEQVLRSKQDKITPQEASVLLSCKSTAVRDFSIGALMGAGVAWGATRRLGRFSRINLSGGAAICFGLWRFGRSLDSCVDQVLAIDGSRMQKELANIIVTKYRDDPWRMQLISKHFYSEEVFDDSTADRPKIRWRYRNFFSDNVVHGQRTNESDSPSNSERNSHESYGDSHSDFHNQEHTDYHNDTDSKRTNFESKQVPRNPGIDVMADPFDCVFGNLATMDEIHLPNTSSKPTPPRGHTRGHKRSHRRRHMHHQDVPLNSQHV from the exons ATGGGTGAAGCTCTATTCGAACTGGAACAAGTTCTCAGGTCCAAACAG GACAAAATAACGCCTCAAGAAGCAAGTGTTCTTCTATCATGCAAGTCAACTGCTGTAAGGGATTTTAGCATTGGAGCTCTTATGGGTGCCGGTGTTGCGTGGGGCG CAACACGGAGACTGGGTAGGTTTTCTCGAATCAATCTTTCAGGAG GAGCTGCCATTTGCTTTGGGTTGTGGAGGTTTGGTAGGTCCCTTGATTCATGTGTTGATCAAGTTCTTGCAATAGATGGAAGTCGGATGCAGAAGGAGTTGGCAAATAT AATAGTGACAAAATATCGGGATGATCCTTGGAGAATGCAGCTTATCTCTAAGCATTTCTATTCTGAAgaagtttttgatgattcaacaGCTGATCGGCCAAAAATAAGGTGGCGTTATAGAAATTTCTTTAGTGATAATGTTGTACATGGTCAAAGGACAAATGAGAGTGACTCTCCCAGCAACTCAGAACGTAATTCCCACGAGTCCTATGGTGACTCACACAGTGATTTCCACAACCAAGAGCATACTGACTACCACAATGACACTGACAGCAAAAGGACTAATTTTGAGTCCAAACAAGTTCCT AGGAACCCTGGCATTGATGTGATGGCAGACCCTTTCGATTGCGTTTTTGGTAATCTGGCTACAATGGATGAGATTCATCTCCCTAATACCTCAAGCAAGCCAACGCCACCTAGGGGACATACTCGTGGCCATAAAAGATCTCACCGTAGGCGTCACATGCATCATCAGGATGTCCCATTAAATTCTCAACATGTGTAA
- the LOC126689433 gene encoding pentatricopeptide repeat-containing protein At4g14820: protein MSSFSLNTLAVSPHPTKPNTTTTTTTTTATTTTTLIQLKQVHAQILRRSSNLNPSSNSLLLQLLLSSCTLSPHHLDYALHVFDQIPTPHTHLSNTFLRELSRKAEPKKALLVYERMRRKEGLGVDRFTFPPLLKAVSKASALAEGMEIHGLAAKLGFDSDPFVETGLVGMYAACGRILEARLVFDKMSHRDVVTWSIMIDGYCRSGLFDYVLQLFEEMKASNVKPDEIVLSKIVSACGHAKNLSYGKAIHEFITENNIMVDPHLQSALVTMYASCGSIDFAQELFNKMSTKNLIVSTAMVCAYSKLGQVENARMIFDQLVEKDLVCWSAMISGYAESDRPQEALKLFNEMQVLGIKPDQVTMLSVISACAHLGALDQAKWIHLYVDKNGFGRALPISNALIDMYAKCGSLERARQVFEKMRRKDVISWTSMISAFAIHGNANDALNFFYQMQDEKIEPNGVTFVGVLYACSHSGLVEEGRRIFSSMINEHNVTPKHEHYGCMVDLLSRANLLREALDLVETMPLAPNVVIWGSLMAACQVHGETELGEFAAKQLLELEPDHDGALVVLSNIYAKERRWNDVGEVRNLMKYRGISKERGHSRIESNNEVHEFLMADRYHKQADQIYEKLDEVVSELKQVGYAPNTCSVMVDLEEEEKKEMVLCHSEKLALCYGLISNAKGSCIRIVKNLRICEDCHTFMKLVSKVYGREIVVRDRTRFHHCQNGVCSCKDYW from the exons ATGTCAAGCTTCAGCCTAAACACCTTAGCCGTCTCTCCCCACCCCACCAAACCCAatactaccaccaccaccaccaccaccaccgccactaCCACTACCACCCTCATCCAACTCAAACAAGTCCACGCCCAAATCCTCCGCCGCTCCTCCAATCTCAACCCCTCCTCCAACTCCCTCCTCCTCCAACTTCTTCTCTCCTCTTGCACACTATCCCCTCACCACCTCGACTATGCCCTCCACGTGTTCGACCAAATTCCCACCCCTCACACCCATCTTTCCAACACATTCCTGCGTGAGTTGTCACGCAAGGCCGAGCCCAAAAAGGCCCTCTTGGTGTACGAGAGGATGAGGAGGAAAGAGGGACTTGGTGTGGACAGGTTCACCTTCCCACCATTGCTGAAGGCAGTGTCAAAGGCTTCGGCTTTGGCTGAGGGGATGGAGATTCATGGGCTTGCGGCAAAGTTGGGTTTTGATTCGGACCCTTTTGTGGAGACGGGTTTGGTCGGGATGTATGCTGCGTGTGGGCGGATTTTGGAGGCAAGGttggtgtttgataaaatgtctcacCGGGACGTTGTTACGTGGAGCATTATGATTGATGG GTACTGCCGGAGTGGCCTTTTTGATTATGTATTGCAGCTCTTTGAAGAGATGAAGGCATCTAATGTGAAACCAGATGAGATTGTTCTTTCTAAAATTGTTTCTGCATGTGGCCATGCCAAAAATTTAAGCTATGGGAAAGCAATTCATGAGTTCATTACCGAAAATAATATTATGGTAGACCCTCATTTACAGAGTGCTCTTGTCACCATGTATGCAAGTTGTGGATCTATAGATTTTGCTCAGGAATTGTTCAATAAGATGTCAACAAAAAACTTAATTGTTTCCACTGCCATGGTTTGCGCATATTCAAAGCTTGGACAGGTTGAAAATGCTCGCATGATTTTTGATCAATTGGTTGAGAAAGACTTGGTCTGTTGGAGTGCCATGATATCTGGTTATGCTGAGAGTGATCGTCCTCAAGAAGCTCTTAAATTATTCAATGAAATGCAAGTGTTAGGAATAAAACCTGATCAAGTTACCATGTTGAGTGTCATCTCAGCTTGTGCTCATCTTGGTGCATTGGACCAAGCCAAATGGATCCATTTATATGTTGACAAGAATGGATTTGGAAGAGCTTTGCCCATCAGCAATGCTCTTATTGATATGTATGCCAAATGTGGGAGCTTGGAAAGAGCAAGACAGGTATTCGAGAAGATGCGAAGAAAAGATGTGATATCTTGGACCAGTATGATCAGTGCCTTTGCCATTCATGGGAATGCAAATGATGCATTAAACTTCTTCTATCAAATGCAAGATGAAAAGATTGAACCTAATGGGGTTACATTTGTTGGTGTGCTCTATGCTTGTAGTCATTCAGGCTTAGTTGAGGAGGGCCGTAGAATTTTTTCATCCATGATTAATGAGCACAATGTCACTCCAAAACATGAGCATTATGGTTGCATGGTTGACCTCTTAAGCCGTGCCAATCTCTTGAGAGAAGCTCTGGATCTTGTAGAGACAATGCCTTTGGCACCTAATGTTGTCATATGGGGATCCTTGATGGCTGCTTGTCAGGTTCATGGTGAGACTGAATTAGGAGAATTTGCTGCAAAACAGCTTCTTGAGCTGGAGCCAGATCATGATGGTGCCCTTGTcgtcttatcaaatatttatgCCAAAGAAAGAAGATGGAATGATGTTGGTGAGGTGAGGAACCTCATGAAATATAGAGGTATTTCCAAGGAGAGAGGACATAGTAGGATAGAATCAAATAATGAGGTACATGAGTTTTTGATGGCAGATAGATATCATAAACAAGCAGATCAAATCTATGAAAAATTAGATGAGGTGGTTAGTGAGTTGAAGCAGGTTGGTTATGCTCCAAATACCTGCAGCGTCATGGTTGATttagaagaggaagaaaagaaggaaatggTTCTCTGTCATAGTGAGAAGTTGGCACTTTGTTATGGACTAATTAGTAATGCAAAAGGGTCTTGCATTCGCATAGTGAAAAATCTTAGGATTTGTGAGGATTGTCATACTTTTATGAAGTTGGTATCAAAAGTGTATGGGAGAGAGATTGTTGTTAGAGATAGGACTAGGTTTCACCATTGCCAGAATGGTGTCTGTTCTTGTAAAGACTATTGGTAA
- the LOC126689434 gene encoding uncharacterized protein LOC126689434, with product MKTVLSSSSPSTTTTTTTTTSAKSSTTTATAIAMEDERSETRDSCYYPGCRKDANCNCEICLASINATLDLMPVSVHKTTLTKLSSSRAQNNDVERTPISFNASILSTPRSSSRPVLASPVLKSSARSNLMERMEKSEKEWVWKGWFVKLVVGLLLIFVVEFGFSSGVCGILRPVLSPEIVKHVGEKSWVVQDLKGKLKFVQRELQGLVVDGEVSNCSYVNSIWEIDQDGLLLNSRCTLYKTAMEEVSIWGWPLQTAGLLKTGFSSRSFTILSGRVTEWSDGSVGYMIRKGNTSWVHRKWGASVVQLNPNTWVLEYQRSSILDNSRLSTAAIEFLKYRISKKVGKVKKGFWLFSAFKNNQFSQFTAKYDTKIPT from the exons ATGAAAACTGTCCTTTCATCCTCATcaccatcaacaacaacaacaacaacaacaacaacctcTGCGAAATCCAGCACCACCACGGCTACGGCCATAGCCATGGAAGACGAGCGGTCTGAAACTCGAGACAGCTGCTACTACCCTGGGTGTAGAAAAGATGCAAATTGCAACTGTGAGATTTGCTTGGCTAGCATCAATGCCACGCTTGATCTCATGCCCGTCAGTGTCCACAAAACCACACTCACAAAGCTCTCATCTTCTCGTGCCCAAAACAACGACGTCGAACGCACTCCCATCTCTTTCAATGCTTCGATTTTGTCCACACCCAGATCGAGTTCTCGCCCTGTTTTGGCCTCCCCGGTTCTCAAATCGAGTGCGAGATCGAATTTGATGGAGAGGATGGAGAAGAGTGAGAAAGAGTGGGTTTGGAAGGGTTGGTTTGTGAAATTGGTGGTGGGCTTACTCTTGATTTTTGTGGTGGAGTTTGGTTTTTCTAGTGGGGTTTGTGGGATTTTAAGACCAGTGTTGTCGCCGGAAATTGTTAAGCATGTTGGTGAGAAATCTTGGGTGGTGCAAGATTTGAAGGGAAAGCTGAAATTTGTGCAGAGAGAGTTGCAAGGTCTTGTTGTTGATGGGGAGGTTTCAAATTGCAGCTATGTTAATTCTATTTGGGAAATTGATCAG GATGGTTTGCTCTTGAATTCGCGTTGTACATTGTACAAGACAGCAATGGAGGAGGTGAGCATATGGGGATGGCCTTTGCAGACTGCAGGATTGCTGAAAACTGGTTTTTCTTCCCGATCTTTCACTATCTTATCTGGCAGAGTCACAGAG TGGTCTGATGGAAGCGTTGGGTATATGATTCGGAAGGGAAACACTTCATGGGTGCACCGGAAGTGGGGTGCCTCAGTCGTGCAATTAAATCCAAATACATGGGTTCTTGAGTACCAGCGGAGCTCAATTTTGGATAACTCAAGATTATCTACAGCAGCAATAGAGTTCTTGAAGTATAGGATTTCAAAGAAGGTTGGAAAGGTGAAGAAAGGGTTTTGGCTCTTCTCTGCTTTTAAAAACAACCAGTTCAGTCAGTTTACAGCAAAATATGATACGAAGATCCCAACTTGA